One Bacteroidota bacterium genomic window, ACATATATATGTGTGTTAATTTAGAAATATGGAACAAAGAATTATAGATAACGAATGGAGTTTTGTTGGAGCGAATACTAAGGAATATACGCATTGCTATCATAATTATCCTGCTATGATGATACCACAAGTTGCTCGTAGATTAATTGAAATTTATGCTCCAAAGAATACAAAATTAATTTTTGATCCATATTGTGGAACAGGAACAACATTGTTAGAAGCTAAATTGGCAAATATTGATTCAATAGGAACAGATTTAAATCCTCTTGCCCAATTAATTGCACGAGCTAAAGTAAAAAATTATAATGTTAATAAAATAATTGCATCAAAAGAATTAATTTCTGAAGAAAGTTTTAAGTTTTCTTTCAATCTTATCGATAATGTTGATTTAATTAAGTTTAAGAATATTGAATATTGGTTTAGTGAAAAGGTAATTAAAGAAATTTCGTTTTTATTAAATTTAATTTATTCAAAAATTGATGAAGATTTGCAAGATTTTTTCCTTGTTGTACTTAGTGAAACTTTGCGAGAAGTATCATATACAAGAAATGGAGAGTTTAAGTTATATAGAATACAACAAGAAAAAATTAAAAATCATAAACCTGATACATTAGGATTGTTTTTAAAAAAACTTAATAGAAATATTAAAGGTTTGAATGATTTAATAGAAA contains:
- a CDS encoding class I SAM-dependent methyltransferase encodes the protein MEQRIIDNEWSFVGANTKEYTHCYHNYPAMMIPQVARRLIEIYAPKNTKLIFDPYCGTGTTLLEAKLANIDSIGTDLNPLAQLIARAKVKNYNVNKIIASKELISEESFKFSFNLIDNVDLIKFKNIEYWFSEKVIKEISFLLNLIYSKIDEDLQDFFLVVLSETLREVSYTRNGEFKLYRIQQEKIKNHKPDTLGLFLKKLNRNIKGLNDLIETKANTKTNILDFNTCIEEPVKYIDNKIDFVLTSPPYGDSRTTVAYGQFSRLSNQWLGIENANKIDNILMGGSKNHKNLKFNTKYAYKELDEIKSIDLKRYNEVKEFLIDYENSINNVSNSVRKNGRIAYVVGNRTVKGVQIPLDYITVELFEKKGFSHLKTIVREIPNKRMPKENSPSNKVGVKLKTMSNEYIVIMEKQ